CTATGAACCTATAACAGATGGCAGAGCCGCCCTAGAGCAAGCCCAAGAAAGGGATAAGAAACTAATCCTTGACTTGTACAGAAACGAAGGCAGAGCAGGAACGATGACAGTAGCCCTGAGAGACTCTTTTCTGAAGCACAAAAGCAGGGTACCCAGTATCTATTTTCTGCCCAAAACGCACAAGGACCTGGACCCGACTACAGGTACATGGAAAACGAGACCTGTAGTTTCAGGTTGTGCAGCACCCACCAGGCCAGTAGATAAATTCCTGACAGCCTTGCTGATGCCCTTAGTGGAGTTACTCCCGAACAGGATCAAAGACACCACCCACTTCCTACAGAAAATGGAAGCCTTGAAGGACGAACTGCAAGAAATCCCTGAGGACTATAGGTTAGTATCCTTAGATATCGAGTCTCTATACCCCTCTATCCCGCAGAAAGAAGCAGCAGCTAGAGTGAGCTCCTTCTATGGAGACAGACTACCAGACATCAAGGACGTACTAAGGAACAGAGGAATAAGGACACCGCCATCCCAGGCTCTCATCAGGAAAGCAATCCTGCATGTGATGCAGGACACTCTCCTTGAATTTGATCGCAGAACCTACAGACAGAAGACAGGAACAGCGATAGGAGCGTCAGTAAGCGTGGCAATTGCAGAACTATTCGTCTACCTAACGGTGGAAGTAAGGCTGAAAAGAGCAAATCTTAATCTCCTTGTTTTTTGCAGATCCATTGAGGACATCATCTGCATTATCCCAGGAGCTGAACCTGAAGTGCAACGGACGCTGACCTGGCTGAATGGTGTCAACAGAGCCTTGAGATTCACCTTTGAAATGGAGGAGAAGGAACTCCCCTTCTTGAATACAAAAGTCTACTTGGACGCAAAATGTTGCCTCCAGACGAAGACGTACTACAAGCCATCACACACCCACCAATTCCTCCTGTGGACCTCAGCACACCCAACCTCCCTCAGGAGGTCCCTGCCGTACTCCATGGCATTGCGAATCAAGAGGATATGCAGCGAAACAACCGAATGTGAGTATGCAACGGCAGAAATGCTGAATTTCTTTAGGTCTAGAGGGTACCCAGAGATGGTTCTGCAGGAGGCGCAGCAGAAGGTGGACCGCCTGGAGAGACCAAGCTTCTTGGTGGTGAAGCTGAAACCGGCCCTAGGAAGGATGATCCTACCAGTGAAGTTCGAGCCCAGGATGGCCAGGACCATTAAGATGCACTTGAAGGATCTATGGACCTGGATTGAGCAAGTGTATGGAGAAGCCCCATGGTTCGAGCACTTTCCCCGGCAGCAACCACTAGTAGCATGGATGAAGTTCGACTCAATTAAAGATCTACTGGTAAGAGCAAGATTCCCGAAGTAGTAGTAACATAGTGGAGTCTAGACCCCTGCGGGTTTCGCCCTCTCCTGAAGGTGCGACCCTGGAAGGCAAGGGTAGGGCGCTACCCTCCCTTGAGACCCCGGACTGAGCCAGGGTGGGGCGCTCAGTGTTGGCATGTTTATGCCGCACAacgaaacaattagcaggagacagtcttatgacgtcgcttatttgtgaaaaggctaagcagttg
The Cherax quadricarinatus isolate ZL_2023a chromosome 32, ASM3850222v1, whole genome shotgun sequence DNA segment above includes these coding regions:
- the LOC128690323 gene encoding uncharacterized protein translates to MRKMDEATDKWMGNQQPRPCRPPPSTLESYLLPDFRQPPPTRKRPALRRKVQALKREARTTPFFTRENLKKGERGALKGLIHNPNIVANKADKSPSIVIMSTENYRAAGMKHLKDERTYEPITDGRAALEQAQERDKKLILDLYRNEGRAGTMTVALRDSFLKHKSRVPSIYFLPKTHKDLDPTTGTWKTRPVVSGCAAPTRPVDKFLTALLMPLVELLPNRIKDTTHFLQKMEALKDELQEIPEDYRSIEDIICIIPGAEPEVQRTLTWLNGVNRALRFTFEMEEKELPFLNTKVYLDAKCCLQTKTYYKPSHTHQFLLWTSAHPTSLRRSLPYSMALRIKRICSETTECEYATAEMLNFFRSRGYPEMVLQEAQQKVDRLERPSFLVVKLKPALGRMILPVKFEPRMARTIKMHLKDLWTWIEQVYGEAPWFEHFPRQQPLVAWMKFDSIKDLLEYINSEGLKPEQVFNCDETGLFWKKVPKRTYITQEEKAMPGHKPMKDRLFCDNASGDFKVKPLLVYHSENPNVFKKNNVMKSKSCVFWRSNSKAWVTRDFFVEWFSEVALV